The genomic window GGCGGCCGGCGATATTTTGTTGCCGGGCCGGCGGGTTGATGGTAGGGATACGGATGGCAACGGCCGGCCCCCGGCGGCGCATCCCGGGCCGGGGCCGTCAAGACGGGAGTCCAGCATGGGGAAGATCTACGAATACCGGACAACGGTGACGATCGGGGACACCAACCTGCTGCAGCACATGTACTTCGTGCACTTCTTCACGCTGCAGGGGATCACGCGGGACCTGTGGGTGAAGGAGTGCGTGCCCGGCGGGCTCGAGGCCATCCGGGACGGACTCGTGCTCATCACGAAGAACGCCATGTGCGAGTATAAGAAGGACTTCTTCCTGTACGACCGTGTGCTCGTGCAGATGCAGATCCGGAACATCCGCGGGGCGAGCGTGGAGCTCGTCTTCCGGTTTCTCAAGGAAGACACCCTGGAGCTGCACGCCGAGGGCACCAACGAGATCGTCTTTGCCGACAGCAGCCACCGGATCCGCCGGATCCCGCCGAACTTCCGGAGCGCGGGGATCGAGTACTCCGCCGACGGATGACGGCCCCGCGCCCACGGCTCCGTTTCTTCGGGGGAAGGGATGAAGAAGACCTGGCTTTCCATCGCCCTGATCGCCGTCGCCGCCGTCTCGCTCCTGGTGCTTCTGCCGAGGGAGCGGGCCGACCTCGCCACGCCCGAGGACACCGGCATCCTGTGGGACGGGCTCTACCTGGGCAAATACATGTTTGCCGAGGTCCCCTACGTCGCGACGCCCTACGAGGTCGTCGACGAGATGATCCGGCTGGCCGACGTGAGGGCGGACGACGTGGTCTACGACCTGGGCTGCGGGGACGGGCGGCTCGTGATCGAGGCGGTCAGGCGGACGGGCTGCCGCGGGGTCGGGGTCGACATCGACGGGGATCTCATCGCGCTGTGCCGGGCGCGCGCCCGGGCGGCCGGGGTCGAGGAGCGGACCCGTTTCGAGACGCAGGACTTTTTCGAGACCGACGTCCGCGAGGCGACGGTGATGCTGATCTACCTGTTCACCCACATAAACCTGCGGCTGCGCCCCAAGTTCCTGGAGGAGATGAAGCCCGGCTCTCGCGTGGTCTCCAACACCTTCGACATGGGCGACTGGAAGCCGGACCGCACGGTCCGCGTGGGGGGGCGGCGGATTTTTTGCTGGGTGGTCCCGGCCAACGTCACGGGGACCTGGACCTGGACCGAGCCGGGGCGGGGCGGGGGCACCGCCGCGCTGGCGGTCGACCAGCGCTTCCAGCAGATCCGGGGGACGCTCCGGCGCGGGGGCACGACGACGGCGATCGTCGATGCGTCGGTGACGGGGGACCGCATCGCCTTCGCGGTCGAGCAGGAGGCGGACGGCGTGAGGGTGCGGCGCGATTTCACGGGTATCGTGGAGGGCGACCGGATCGCGGGCACCGTCGTATCGACCGAGGGGACGACGGTGCGGACGAGCCGCTGGCGGGCCGTCCGCGACCCGTCGACGAGACGCCCGATCGACGCGGGGTCGCAGAAGACGGAGTTCGGGCCGTAGCGCGGCGTGGGCGGGCGCCGACCCGAATTCCCGCAGAATCGCAACGGGGTCTGAACATGCGCAGCTCCCGGATCCGGACGGTGCTGATCGGTCTTGCGGTCCTGTCCCTGTGGGCCTGCTCATCGGCCGGACACGACCCCCCGGGCGAGTCCCCCGGTCTCCTGGACATCCTGCTTGAGTGGCGCGGCGCCTTCTCCGACGTCCCCTTCGTGGTGACACCCTACGAGATCGCCGATCAGATGATCCGGATGGCCGGCGTGACGGCGGACGACGTGGTCTACGACCTGGGCTGCGGGGACGGGCGGCTCGTGATCGAGGCGGTCAGGCGGACGGGCTGCCGGGGGGTCGGGGTCGACATCGACCCGGCGCGCATCCGGGAGAGCCGGGCCAACGCGAAAGCCGCGGGCGTCGAGGACCGCGTGCGGTTCGAGCAGCAGAACTTCTTCGACACCGATCTCCGCGAGGCCACGGTGGTGCTGATCTACCTCCTGCCCGAGATCAACATCCGTCTGCGTCCCAAGTTTCTCGAAGAGATGCGGCCGGGATCGCGGCTGGTGTCCCACGCGTTCGACATGGGCAACTGGACGCCGGACGACCGGGCCCTCGTCGGGCTGCGGGGCGTCTACCTCTGGGTCATCCCGGCCAACGTCACCGGGGACTGGACATGGACGCCGGCGGAGGGGGCCGGGGTAGAGCACACGCTGCGGATTCGCCAGGACTTCCAGAGAATCCGGGGGGAGCTGATCCGGCCGGGCGGCCGGACGGCGATTGCCGACGCGCAACTCACCGGTGACCGGATTTCGTTTGCCGTCGAGGACGAGATCGGCGGCGTGCCGGTACGGGTGCATTACGCGGGGGTGGTCGCGGGAAACACGATCACGGGGACGGTCGGTGCCGAGGGCGGGGTCCGGGGGCAGCGCGCCCGCTGGCACGCGGTCCGCAACGCCGCCACCGCCAGGCCGGTCGATGCGGGCCCCCGCATATCGGAGCTGCGCTGGGACTGAGCGGGAGGCGCCGAACTGGCACGTCGGTTGCAAACCATGCAGAATCAGCAAAACGCGTTCGGTGGAGAGACGCTTCCATCCCACCCGAGCGGGGAGTCTGCATGGACGTCAAGTACATCAACCCCTTCCTGAGCGGCACGCTGGAGGTCCTGAAGAAAATGGCCGCCATCGATGCCGTTCCCGGCAAGCCCCATGTCAAGACGGACGAATCCGCCTTCGGAGATGTCTCGGGCATCATCGGCATCACGGGCGATGCCCTCGGATCCCTGGCGCTGAGCTTCTCCGAGGCCTGCATCTGCAGGGTCGTCGCCAACATGCTGGGCGAGAGGTTCGACGGCGTGACCCAGGAGATCATCGACGCCACGGGGGAGCTCACGAACATGATCTCCGGGGCGTCGCGGACGCAGATGGAGAAGATGGGGATGCGCGTCTACGCGGCCATCCCCACGGTCGTCCA from Syntrophaceae bacterium includes these protein-coding regions:
- a CDS encoding methyltransferase domain-containing protein, which gives rise to MKKTWLSIALIAVAAVSLLVLLPRERADLATPEDTGILWDGLYLGKYMFAEVPYVATPYEVVDEMIRLADVRADDVVYDLGCGDGRLVIEAVRRTGCRGVGVDIDGDLIALCRARARAAGVEERTRFETQDFFETDVREATVMLIYLFTHINLRLRPKFLEEMKPGSRVVSNTFDMGDWKPDRTVRVGGRRIFCWVVPANVTGTWTWTEPGRGGGTAALAVDQRFQQIRGTLRRGGTTTAIVDASVTGDRIAFAVEQEADGVRVRRDFTGIVEGDRIAGTVVSTEGTTVRTSRWRAVRDPSTRRPIDAGSQKTEFGP
- a CDS encoding class I SAM-dependent methyltransferase, with the protein product MRSSRIRTVLIGLAVLSLWACSSAGHDPPGESPGLLDILLEWRGAFSDVPFVVTPYEIADQMIRMAGVTADDVVYDLGCGDGRLVIEAVRRTGCRGVGVDIDPARIRESRANAKAAGVEDRVRFEQQNFFDTDLREATVVLIYLLPEINIRLRPKFLEEMRPGSRLVSHAFDMGNWTPDDRALVGLRGVYLWVIPANVTGDWTWTPAEGAGVEHTLRIRQDFQRIRGELIRPGGRTAIADAQLTGDRISFAVEDEIGGVPVRVHYAGVVAGNTITGTVGAEGGVRGQRARWHAVRNAATARPVDAGPRISELRWD